The following DNA comes from Cucumis sativus cultivar 9930 chromosome 7, Cucumber_9930_V3, whole genome shotgun sequence.
TCTGTTCTCAAACATTTGAAGATTGTAAATTTACTAAAGCATTAATTTGAAAGGGAAAGTGGTTACATacacaaataacaaaactgAGTTTCTTAAAATCACAATTTGAACTCACAAAAACAGTCGGATAATGCGGATCCCCTGCCCATGGAAAAATCATCTCTATGAGTCTTCCACAAGGCTTGGTCTAGCTCCTTCCCCTCAAGCCCCTTGTAAGTGAACTCTGCAAACGCTCGTCTACTTAAAAACAATGTCTTCTGCTTACCGTTGAACGCTCGCATTGCTGCAACCATTTTGTCCATATTACCAAAGAACGTGGCTACATAGTAGTCACTGTTAATTGACACATAATAATCCAGCGCAGCTTTTGTGTTCCCATGCATGCTCGAGAAATCGTTGTTACTGAGGAAACTAGACTTAGTTACTACATTGGTATAAACTGATGTAAAGCCTTCTAGCTCCATCAAACCATCACCAGCAGCCAAGTAAATGTTTGTGTTAGTTGGAATATGAAGCGCTTGAAATATGAGGGCTGTCTCACGGGGTGTGAGAGGACATTTCCCCCTCTTCCTCCATATTTCAGCCAACTGTCCAGTCCATGGTTTTCTATCTCCCCGAGTTGCTTCGATTGCTTCTAGAGAAGTAGGAGATAGTCCTTTATATTCACATTGGCTGTAAGCCACCATATCTGGCTCGAAACgaagatgaagagagagaaagggttTTGGTATGGCTTCTAGAAGCTCCCTGGCTTTCTTCTCCACCGATTTAGCAAGGCGTAAACCGTTGTAACAAACCTGACAAAGGGCAGCTTTTGCATACTGGGGATACCTGTAAAATGTTTTGTAGgtattttcaaaatgcaaGGGAAGGTGGTGAGCtcctaaaaacaaaactccTGAATAACGCATACAATGCTTTAGATGGAGTTTAAGGGGTCAAAGAAAGAATATCCAGTTTTGAAGTACCTGTCCCTTCTCTGGCTCATTGCTGGagttattgaaatataatgatGTTCCAATAGGGAAGGAAGGACACTTTCAATATAGTCAAACTGTCCTTTGCGTTTGCTGCAATCCACATGATATGGCTCTTTGGACGCAAATTCTGGGGGTAACTCTTTGGCAACTTTTACATAACCATTCATCTGACCAATGAAATGGTCAACATCAAATACATCTGCAAAACCACTGGAAAAACACCAAGGGTAAGCATGCTAgcaacttatttattatttctttggtGCATGGAAAATGTATTTGAATGTATTACCGAGAAGTCCGTAAATGAATTAACTACAACTACCATGGATTTGTGAATAAAAAGTAGCAGGTAGATCAATGAAGAAAATAGCATATAGggtcaaaaaagaaattgtcatGAAATACCTAGATTCGTTCCAATATGCAGCCACTTCAAACTTTGGCAAAACCAAGGTTGCATTCAACAGCCGTGCTATTCCAACTCCATCACACAACTGCACACATAACAAAGGTCAACAGCTTTTagcaataaaattttaaccaagtaataaacaaaatgaaattaaatatacgaTAAACTCGTTGAATATTACATCTCTTCTCATCTGATTGAGCCCACCATAGCAATCCACTCGTATATATCCATTGGTATCAGCAGGTAGAGCTGCAGCATTTCAACAAAAAGTCTGCAATGAAAGTCAATTAAAACTGACTCAGACAATCAAAACTTATCAGAAACCCCTCCCAACACTTGTTCTACTCAATTTATTCCATGCAATTATGTCTTCGTGAATTCCTACTCAAGGATTCCCGAGTACCCAATTCTCATCACAATTCATCCAAACAAAGGAAGTAGTTTACCAATTAATGAGTCATGCTATTACATTATCAACAGAGtcgaaaacagaaaaaaaaaaagaaaaagagagagtaaACAAGAAGATGTGACTAGAAATCAAATCAGTTTACCAGGTAGGTGACCTCGAAGCCACCACTTGCAAGGCCTCCACTCTACTATCCTTCGAACACTCCATATATCCGTGTAGCCTCTGCAATTTAACATTGAGACAATTCAATCTTTCAGCTGGAACTGCaggtatttttatatttcacaaAAGGAAGTAAAATAAACCACCGTAAGGGGAGCGACAGGTGACAAAGCCCCAACTATTAGATCCGAGAAATTTCAATgaagttcaaattttgtacACATTTCTCCACTATCACAATGCAATCACACAGTAGAACTCAATGAacaaatactaattaaaaaaggGAATCGTGAACTCCAAAGTCAGAATAGAAAACAAAGGATGAAGGAAAGTACAGGTTACCTTCGGTTAGTAAAAGAGAATGAAGTATTGGAGAAAAACGAAGAGGGGGGCGACAAAAGAAGCACCGCGAAGGACAAAGAAAGAGTGACAAGAAGAACGCTAAAGAATGGCTTCACTGAAACAAGAAACATTTCAGATCCAGTAAAAGCGTTGTTCCTCACCGTCCAAAAGAACGGATCCGGTGGGAGATTTGGTATTAGAAAGGATCGAATCACACAAGGAAAGGACGTTCTTCTTCGCTCTCTCGGCCTCACTTTAATCGTCCTCTTCACCCACCAGATCTTTAACAATAACTTCAACTTTTGGACTTctcaatataatttaatttaatttatatatatatatgaaaaataaatattttgtgaaatattcctattttttacaattttctttatttattgtttttcgtttataattaatttaataatttaatatcttccaaagttatttatatatgtgaaGTACCCCTCCTcataattagaattagaatGTATATAACCTAGCCCTATTCCGGTTTCGCCCGGTATGGAATGAACTTATAATCATGGAATCGACTCGATCATCAGATTATAGATTATAAGTTCATAACCCTAGCCCATTCCCATTTTGGGCGGAACAGATATTCCAGTTAGTAAGAGGGATCTTGAACTAAGAAATAGATTCTAGAAGCTAAACTAAAAAAGGGTATCCTAAGCAATTTCAATAATCGGGTTCATTGATATTCCTGGTATAGTAGATGCTATCACACATACAATCATACTCAATTCGATGGAATTGTTTGATCTTAAAGAAGATCTTCTATAATTTCGCACGTGAGGGCTAGACCGAAATAGGGCTAGGTTATATACATTCTATAATTTCAAACTCAATCTATAATTCGATGGAATTGTGTTATTTAGATTGAGTCTATAAAACgataattgtaattatttagaTTGGGTTTGAACATATTTGTATAAAGGTAAGATTTCTTCCAAAGTTTGCTTTGCACAACAAGAGAGAAGAACTGGAAAACAACTAATAATTGCCACCCACCTGTGCGACATAATTTCCTGCTACAAACTATACCAAATGgggaaaaaaagttttgaaaatgcaTACAATTC
Coding sequences within:
- the LOC101206834 gene encoding O-fucosyltransferase 13 isoform X2 → MRRDLCDGVGIARLLNATLVLPKFEVAAYWNESSGFADVFDVDHFIGQMNGYVKVAKELPPEFASKEPYHVDCSKRKGQFDYIESVLPSLLEHHYISITPAMSQRRDRYPQYAKAALCQVCYNGLRLAKSVEKKARELLEAIPKPFLSLHLRFEPDMVAYSQCEYKGLSPTSLEAIEATRGDRKPWTGQLAEIWRKRGKCPLTPRETALIFQALHIPTNTNIYLAAGDGLMELEGFTSVYTNVVTKSSFLSNNDFSSMHGNTKAALDYYVSINSDYYVATFFGNMDKMVAAMRAFNGKQKTLFLSRRAFAEFTYKGLEGKELDQALWKTHRDDFSMGRGSALSDCFCEFKL
- the LOC101206834 gene encoding O-fucosyltransferase 13 isoform X1, whose amino-acid sequence is MFLVSVKPFFSVLLVTLSLSFAVLLLSPPSSFFSNTSFSFTNRRGYTDIWSVRRIVEWRPCKWWLRGHLPALPADTNGYIRVDCYGGLNQMRRDLCDGVGIARLLNATLVLPKFEVAAYWNESSGFADVFDVDHFIGQMNGYVKVAKELPPEFASKEPYHVDCSKRKGQFDYIESVLPSLLEHHYISITPAMSQRRDRYPQYAKAALCQVCYNGLRLAKSVEKKARELLEAIPKPFLSLHLRFEPDMVAYSQCEYKGLSPTSLEAIEATRGDRKPWTGQLAEIWRKRGKCPLTPRETALIFQALHIPTNTNIYLAAGDGLMELEGFTSVYTNVVTKSSFLSNNDFSSMHGNTKAALDYYVSINSDYYVATFFGNMDKMVAAMRAFNGKQKTLFLSRRAFAEFTYKGLEGKELDQALWKTHRDDFSMGRGSALSDCFCEFKL